The Canis lupus dingo isolate Sandy chromosome 11, ASM325472v2, whole genome shotgun sequence genome includes a region encoding these proteins:
- the LOC125756019 gene encoding basic proline-rich protein-like — protein MPPGVRAPARESTEGGAAASAPPPARGLRSPGAAPAGRARSPARRPRGRHHLRQGCCSAPSALPPAPSSLRLLPPGVSPKREEGGPGERKKRWHGEGAPASPGPPPDGRSPPAPGRSRPGPARPGPGPATARSEATEGGRGESPPPAHLPGRRARRLRWRAGRLCRVHASHLRHQLPQRRLNGSESQPPPPPPPPSLRCSRAAPARRPLALGRHQLLARGGGTTRRRPGACGSEAELRKALEPQEEDLTQS, from the exons atgcctCCGGGCGTCCGCGCGCCTGCGAGGGAGAGCACCGAGGGCG GGGCGGCCGCCTCCGCTCCTCCCCCGGCGCGCGGCCTCCGCAGCCCAGGAGCTGCCCCTGCGGGCCGCGCCAGGTCCCCCGCTCGACGACCGCGAGGCCGCCACCACCTGAGGCAGGGATGCTGCTCGGCCCCCAgtgccctccctcccgccccaTCTTCCCTCCGGCTTCTTCCTCCGGGCGTCAGCCCCAAGCGGGAGGAGGGGGGGCccggggagaggaagaaaagatggcACGGGGAAGGGGCGCCCGCCTCCCCCGGCCCGCCTCCCGACGGCCGCAGCCCCCCCGCTCCCGGGcgctcccggcccggcccggcccgccccggccccggccccgctaCCGCCCGCAGCGAGGCCACAGAGGGGGGGCGGGGCGAGTCCCCGCCGCCCGCTCACCtgccggggcggcgggcgcggaggCTGCGGTGGCGGGCCGGCCGCCTCTGCCGCGTCCACGCAAGCCACCTGCGCCACCAGCTGCCGCAGAGGCGTCTCAACGGCTCCGAATCGcaaccgccgccgccgccgccgccgccgtcgctGCGCTGCTCCCGCGCGGCTCCCGCTCGGCGCCCGCTAGCACTGGGGCGGCACCAACTGCTCGCCCGCGGAGGGGGGACGacgcggcggcggcccggggcgTGTGGCTCGGAAGCGGAGCTCCGGAAGGCGCTGGAGCCCCAG GAAGAAGACCTTACACAATCGTGA